A window from Solanum stenotomum isolate F172 chromosome 7, ASM1918654v1, whole genome shotgun sequence encodes these proteins:
- the LOC125870730 gene encoding wall-associated receptor kinase 2-like encodes MQHNQVALFSFPLLCFMLILTLTTAQIIPSNTTSPPPSTPTNATSPPTNANATTYTITKPANITKPGCPKQCGNLTVPYPFGIGIGSGCGLNPNFEINCDTTTTDSPTPLIWNMQVYDISDAEMRISNTINIKCYSQTGVLVQNEPAWMGLGRSSPYSFSSLNRFTVVGCDDGALMTALNFANGCPTACRSTSDVTKGRCMSSGCCQMIIPKGLKYYNTTMITTRNHSLSWSFNPCGYSFLGEASRFEFQGVEDLSDVNFAKKIMDNVPIVLDWAIGNLTCVEARESNDYACLDNSQCVDSDTGIGGYRCNCNSGYEGNPYIGSGCQDIDECADPNTNSCEQICTNTPGSYNCSCPEGFSGDGRKNGRGCIAPNSNSEFPWIKFSVGMSVGFVSLVVGTTWLYFSIKKRKLIKLREKFFQQNGGLVLKQRISSNEGGVEATKIFTAAELKKATNNYATDRILGRGGNGIVYKGILPDNRIVAIKKSKFMEEEQIEQFINEVLILTQVNHRNVVRLFGCCLEAEVPLLVYEYISHGTLYEHIHNRNGAPWLSWQNRLRVASETASALAYLHSSAQMPIIHRDVKSANLLLDDVYTAKVADFGASRLIPIDQTHLATMVQGTLGYLDPEYFRTSQLTEKSDVYSFGVVLAELLTGMKPISRDRNDVDKNLAEYFVLSMRKNQLFQILDRKVVREGSLEQLQKVAELVKSCLSLHGEDRPTMKEVAMELENLRKFTKNNPWANEHGHEENEDELSDLYTIPIDSNAGIDNFSGQYSSNSNTNSSNFSGQYSSGSTSNTNSPLIQNRRVI; translated from the exons ATGCAGCATAATCAAGTTGCTCTGTTTTCTTTCCCACTCCTCTGTTTTATGCTAATCTTAACACTAACCACCGCCCAAATTATTCCCTCTAACACCacttctcctcctccttctaCGCCCACGAACGCCACTTCTCCGCCAACCAACGCCAACGCCACCACCTACACAATAACCAAACCTGCTAACATAACAAAACCAGGATGTCCAAAACAATGTGGGAACCTTACCGTTCCATATCCATTTGGAATTGGAATAGGTTCTGGTTGTGGATTAAATCCTAATTTTGAAATCAATTGTGATACTACTACAACAGATTCTCCAACACCACTCATATGGAACATGCAAGTCTACGACATCTCGGATGCAGAAATGCGGATATCAAATACCATAAATATAAAGTGTTACTCACAAACAGGAGTTTTGGTTCAAAATGAACCTGCTTGGATGGGTTTAGGAAGATCAAGTCCTTACAGTTTTTCTTCCCTAAACAG ATTCACGGTGGTTGGTTGTGATGATGGTGCTCTAATGACCGCACTTAACTTCGCTAATGGTTGCCCCACTGCCTGCAGAAGTACAAGTGATGTAACTAAAGGAAGATGTATGAGTTCCGGTTGTTGCCAAATGATAATACCAAAAGGCttgaaatattacaatacaACTATGATCACCACGAGAAATCATAGTTTATCTTGGTCGTTTAATCCATGTGGATATTCGTTTCTTGGTGAAGCTAGTCGATTCGAGTTCCAAGGTGTAGAGGATCTCAGTGATGTTAATTTTGCAAAGAAGATTATGGATAATGTCCCTATTGTGCTAGATTGGGCCATTGGAAATCTTACTTGTGTTGAAGCACGGGAAAGTAACGATTATGCTTGCCTCGATAATAGCCAGTGTGTTGATTCTGACACTGGCATTGGTGGCTATCGGTGTAACTGCAACTCGGGATATGAAGGCAATCCATATATAGGCTCTGGCTGCCAAG ATATTGATGAATGTGCAGATCCAAATACCAATTCATGTGAACAAATTTGCACAAACACGCCAGGGAGTTACAATTGTTCTTGTCCAGAAGGATTCTCTGGTGATGGCAGAAAGAATGGTCGTGGCTGTATTGCACCAAACTCGAACTCCGAGTTCCCATGGATCAAGTTTTCTGTTG GTATGAGTGTTGGTTTTGTATCCCTAGTGGTTGGGACAACATGGCTCTATTTCAGcatcaagaaaagaaaactcATTAAACTTCGCGAGAAATTCTTCCAACAAAATGGTGGTTTGGTCTTGAAACAACGTATCTCTTCAAACGAGGGTGGTGTGGAAGCAACCAAAATCTTTACAGCTGCGGAGCTGAAGAAGGCTACAAACAACTATGCCACAGATCGAATTCTTGGTCGTGGTGGAAATGGAATTGTCTACAAAGGTATTCTACCTGATAATCGCATAGTTGCTATTAAGAAATCAAAGTTTATGGAAGAGGAACAGATTGAACAGTTCATCAATGAGGTACTTATTCTTACTCAAGTCAACCATCGAAATGTGGTGAGACTCTTTGGATGTTGTTTGGAAGCTGAAGTTCCTTTACTTGTCTATGAATACATTTCTCATGGAACTCTTTACGAGCATATCCACAATCGAAATGGAGCACCTTGGTTATCTTGGCAAAATCGGTTAAGAGTTGCTAGTGAGACAGCAAGTGCACTTGCTTACCTTCATTCATCTGCACAAATGCCAATAATCCATAGAGATGTCAAGTCAGCCAATTTATTATTGGATGATGTTTACACCGCGAAAGTGGCAGATTTTGGTGCTTCAAGGTTAATCCCTATTGATCAAACACATCTTGCTACAATGGTTCAAGGGACATTAGGATACCTAGATCCTGAATATTTTCGCACAAGTCAATTGACTgagaaaagtgatgtttataGTTTTGGAGTAGTTCTTGCTGAACTTTTGACAGGGATGAAACCTATTTCGAGGGATAGAAATGATGTGGACAAGAATTTGGCAGAGTATTTTGTTTTGTCCATGAGAAAGAATCAATTGTTTCAAATTCTTGATCGCAAAGTGGTAAGAGAAGGAAGCCTTGAGCAACTCCAAAAGGTGGCTGAGCTAGTGAAGAGTTGCCTTAGTTTGCACGGTGAAGATAGGCCTACGATGAAAGAAGTAGCAATGGAActtgaaaatttaagaaagttcACAAAAAATAACCCTTGGGCAAATGAACATGGACATGAAGAGAACGAAGATGAATTATCAGATCTTTATACCATTCCAATTGACTCTAATGCAGGCATCGACAATTTCTCTGGACAATATAGTTCCAATTCCAATACAAATAGCAGCAACTTTTCTGGACAATATAGTTCGGGTAGTACTTCTAACACAAATAGCCCATTGATCCAAAACAGAAGGGTAATTTGA